Proteins co-encoded in one Candida albicans SC5314 chromosome 3, complete sequence genomic window:
- the NGT1 gene encoding Ngt1p (N-acetylglucosamine (GlcNAc)-specific transporter; role in GlcNAc (but not serum) induced hyphal growth; localizes to plasma membrane; induced by GlcNAc, macrophage engulfment; 12 transmembrane, major facilitator superfamily), with amino-acid sequence MEKDQTKMDINSNTSSSNKDLEVQPEHLELKHHTNAEIEASGSWIDKQINILGAKFRFSSAMCQIVLLAFVVFLTPGMFNALSGIGAAISDKKTADLANTALYVTFSTVGFFAGTICNVIGVKMSLVFGGFGYAIYAGSLLSFNHNENKGFVIFAGAFLGFCASLLWAAQGTIIMSYPTEQTKGRAIMVFWVIFNLGAVIGSIIPLAENMHNQGSSASDGTFIAFIILMICGSVLANFMLPISKVWKSDGTRVMTKTHPYWKDELIGLGRTLIKEPKILLMFPMFFASNWFYTYQFNNVNYGRFNLRTRSLNSLLYWLAQMFGAIVLGYILDFKKFKRSTRAKIGWAILFVTSLAIWGGGLKFQMSFTREEVESKPPKISQLDFKDGAYIGPMFLYIFYGVFDAIFQTYTIWVLGAMSNNPKKTALYAGFYKGIQSAGAAIAWRLDSLEVKYMSLFASSWGLVQGSLVLAIPLIFFMIKDHTALEDDNMGEVVDDAELDVVKSTTVHIE; translated from the coding sequence ATGGAGAAAGATCAAACTAAAATGGATATTAATTCCAATACGAGTTCAAGTAACAAAGATTTAGAAGTTCAACCAGAACATTTAGAATTAAAACATCATACAAATGCCGAAATTGAAGCTAGTGGAAGTTGGattgataaacaaatcaatattttagGAGCCAAATTCCGGTTCTCTAGTGCTATGTGTCAAATAGTGTTACTTGCCTTTGTGGTGTTTTTGACCCCAGGTATGTTCAATGCCCTTTCTGGGATTGGTGCAGCTATTAGTGATAAAAAAACTGCTGATCTTGCTAATACAGCATTATATGTTACATTTTCAACTGTTGGGTTTTTCGCTGGTACTATTTGTAATGTTATTGGTGTCAAAATGTCGTTGGTGTTTGGTGGGTTTGGGTATGCTATTTATGCCGGCTCGTTGTTGTCATTCAAtcataatgaaaataaaggATTTGTTATATTTGCTGGTGCATTTTTAGGGTTCTGTGCCTCTCTTTTATGGGCAGCTCAAGGAACCATTATAATGTCATATCCAACTGAACAAACCAAAGGTAGAGCCATTATGGTATTTTGGGTCATCTTCAATTTGGGTGCAGTCATTGGTTCAATTATCCCATTAGCAGAAAACATGCACAACCAAGGTTCATCTGCTAGTGATGGGACTTTTATTGCTTTTATTATCTTGATGATTTGTGGATCAGTATTGGCTAATTTCATGTTACCAATTTCTAAAGTATGGAAATCAGATGGTACTAGAGTAATGACTAAAACTCACCCTTACTGGAAAGACGAATTGATTGGATTAGGTAGAACATTAATTAAAGAACCAAAAATCTTGTTAATGTTCCCCATGTTTTTCGCTTCCAATTGGTTTTATACttatcaattcaataatgtCAATTATGGTCGTTTCAATTTAAGAACAAGATCGTTAAATTCATTGTTATATTGGTTAGCACAAATGTTTGGTGCCATTGTATTGGGTTATATTCTtgatttcaagaaatttaaaCGTTCAACTCGTGCCAAAATTGGTTGGGCTATATTATTTGTCACTAGTTTAGCCATTTGGGGTGGTGGTTTAAAATTCCAAATGAGTTTCACTCGTGAAGAAGTCGAATCAAAACCACCAAAGATCTCTCAATTGGATTTCAAAGATGGTGCTTATATCGGTCCAATGTTCCTTTACATATTTTACGGTGTTTTTGATGCTATTTTCCAAACTTATACAATTTGGGTATTGGGAGCCATGTCCAATAATCCGAAAAAGACTGCTCTTTACGCTGGGTTTTACAAAGGTATTCAATCTGCTGGGGCTGCTATTGCTTGGAGATTGGATTCTCTTGAAGTTAAATATATGAGCTTGTTTGCATCTTCATGGGGATTGGTACAAGGTTCTTTAGTATTGGCTATTCCgttaatattttttatgATTAAAGACCATACTGCTTTGGAAGATGATAATATGGGAGAAGTTGTCGATGATGCTGAGTTAGATGTagtcaaatcaacaacagtaCATATTGAGTAA